TGATTCTCCTTACAGTTTAATGGATACGTTtcgcgttatatcgttttgaaattattagCTTCCCCATACGTGCATGATCAAAAATCAAGTACAACATTCccagaataaaattatcacgCGTCAACGTATCCgcgtgtatatatttatatatatatagctctCTACTGTCTATATAATCTCTACTCTAATATAATCTATCTAgtctaatatatatatacataaagatTTACTGTCTATATAATCGTTTCAAgttcgaaaatatttggagCGAGAAATAAAGAGGCGAACGACAAGTTCGATCACGACGACGTTCGCTATTGAAAATATACCGCGCgatataaattacgaatataacgttaataattgaattatttaaatcgaagACTCACCAGTTGCGGGCGAACGATACAGCTATTCGTTGCAAGCGAACGTCACTCTCCGATACTTCATCGTTGTCCGTGGGTTTCGTTTCGATGCACCTGTTCGATCGCACTTAGCCGTCACACTTCATACACAACCGTCAAATTCCTGTTGCGCCCCCTTCCGCGTCATCACCGCCAGATAAGGACCAGCGATCGTCGACACGAAAggtcgaaaaatattttctgccgATTTCTTCCTTCGATCAGAACCGGCCCTTTGTTGCGGCTCCCACGATATAACCGGTTCCACTGGCGTATTCTCGAATTCGCGATCGTGAATTCTACGAAATTCTTCACGCCCGAGGAAAAAGGTGATCACAGCCTTCTCTACACGGGGGGACGGTCAGTTCTCATTTACAAGGACCGACGACGCATCGGCGAGAATGCTTCGTGACACTCGCGTATTATTCACTCGCCACGATTATCCACGCCCGAAATAACGTAACCGCCCTTTCTCTCGAACTTGATGTAACGCGTAACGAAAAGCACGTGGCAAAGGAACGATTCACGATGAAATCACGACTCCGGGTACTTTCACGGTAAGACGCGCGCCATCCGTTCGTATACGACCGAATTTATCGGTGTTGAATCGCACACTGGAAACGACCTTCGAAAGAATGCGCGATACCGATGACGCTTCTTCGCTTTTGTTTACCTTTCACAACGAACGAGAAGCAACTGCGACATAATGTTACAATGTCGACCCGCCTGTCACCGACGAGATTCCACGAATTCGCGCGATTAGACGATCACTACGGTCGCCCTACGATTTCCATTGCGATTATCGCGCTCGAGTTTCGAGAAATACATCGAGTACCGAGCCGGTCTCGAACTCCGCTGTCAACTTCACGTCGCTGCGATCGCCGTCGtgaatcgttcgtttcgtcaTCTCGCGATGGCgcgtttctttaaaaagaatacGACAATCTCGATGACAGACGTAAATCACGATagcgatatatcgtatgttGATCACCACGGTCGCGAGGCACGTTGCACAGTGCCGCGTTAATCGAGATTTCGCGGGCTCCTCCTGTGGTGTTGGAAGAGCGCGAATGCACACGGGATGCGCGCGTCCCGGCGGCTGCGCGTGCACTGCCCGCGCTGTTCCCGTGCCGATGGCCCCCCCCTCCACATTCTCCTCGTCGTCTTCTTCTGTAGAAACGAACGTATACGGGACCCCATATCTCtttctcattctctctctatATTCTCCCCTCTAGCCCTCGCTGTTTTCCTTCCTCTCGTCGACTCGtccttctctgtctctctcctCCAACTAGAGATCCCCTTTAAGTATGTACCACTACCGAGAGTCAATCCCTACTCTGGTCAGCGTAAATAGCGTATGGAGAGTCGTACGTACCTGGACATTGTCCTTGGATACGATGATATTCCTATAAACAGAAGGAGAGATTTCGTTCTTTTGCCTCGTTTATTATTAGCTTGATTACCAGCCGTAGTACGGCTGCAATCGTACAGGACGTTTGGTGTTTTCTGCGTGACTACGGTCACCGAAGCGTCGTGGCCGTAACTTTTTTCGCTTATTAAGAGGCTGCACCAGGGACCTCGAGCGGAGACTGTATGTAAAACGTAAAGTAAGAGGGTACTGAATTTTAAGCGGAACTGTTcaactacaatataacgtgaAATTGAACTTTTTTCCACCATACGACCGACTGGCTGGATTTGAATAAATTCCGATAACAGATAGATACATGTATTTCTCGATAATAGATATATCTTCGTATAAAAGGAACCAGTTATTCAACCTTGTTgcgatatataattttaatatcatatacgTCGAAACACTCCGGAaggttgaaataaattttaagcgaaagaattttcaatcaaCCCTAATGAAACGAATTCGAATCTGTCTGAATTTCACGCATCATCGGTGTACCATctgcattaatattaattacctTATTTAGGGACCTTGACAAACTACCCTCGGAGTCCCTCTCTCAATGTCGTCGGCTTTTCGTCTCTTATGTGCCCCAACCCAGACAACTTGACACGCGTTCTTACACGTACATTCCTGCATAAAAGCGAGTGCGTGTGCGATACGAGGCTCGAGCCTCACCAAGCGTATGACGCCTCTCGAAATGTACATCTTATCACTACCCTCTAtgaattctaaattaattttcatgacGTTCAAAATCGGCGGGGTGCATCCTTCGTGTCGTCGCGTCAcggataatataaaattgtattcgaTTGAATTTCAACGGAGGGTCTTTCGACTTGATTGCTCCTTGCACGAGATAATATATTGCAGTGTCAAGAACAGCGCCAGATGGATAGAAAGATAGCGTAGAATCTTCTGGTCTTCGCGTAGGAGGGAAAGTGTGGCTCGATATATCTCCATCATCGAAAACTCGGTGTGAACGAGACTTTAAAGACTCGACGATTCGCGATATGCGTACATGTTATAAGATGCATGACCAGGTAGTACGAGAGTAGCTCGGATGTACCTACATAAGTATATATCGAGTATCGAACGTGGCCTTAGGTGATACTACACGAACTGGTGCAACAAAGAGAACCAACACCAAGTAGAAAGAGCAGACAGACGaaagaacagaaaagaaaacgattgAGATTGAATTATGGCTTGCGGCTTAAACGTTGGATTCAAATCGATCCCATATATCACATTACCCGGCACCTTTATTCTGCTTTCTACGACCGCAAAACGTACCCCTTTTCTCGACCTGCCCATTgtttcactctctctctctctctctctctctctctctctctctcagtTAGCCCTGCTGCGTGCAACATTGTACAACAAGCGCACGATCAGCTGTACCGCTCTTTCCGATCTCGTTCTACGCCCACGCGATCGATTCTCAATCGATCCACACCCTTAATTCACCAATATCGTACggtcttttattcttttccaaTGGGAAATCATTTATCAATGTAACGTCGATCGCAAAAGTAAGCTTTTAAGGCGACGACGACGCGCGCAGAAGGCGAatcgaaaatttgttcattgCAACTAACGAACAGACGACGCCACTTTATGTTACCCATGTTTTTCCTCGCCATTAGTACCGACTAAAAAGCATAAACAACGAGCACACCGGCATTACATTGCCGCCGCTACCTTTTAGCCGAGCTTACGATAATTTTCTCGTGTTTACGGTCGGCAGAGTATCGCGTCGCTTTTTCCCTGGCACGAGGTAAAAAAACACTGCTCGGAATGGCGCTACGCTAGGACGTAGGATACGAGATTGGAAACGCCGGCGCCACACTTACAATTCCCTTGTGCTACGTATACACCACCAGGCGATCCCGCACAAATGCAGCTGCTGTGTAAAACAAGTGGACTTCGTTAACGGCCGAGGGGACGAATCAATTAAAATCAACGCTCGAAGATCGCGACGCAAGAAATTAGAATGTTGCCAACTTCCCGCGTACGACATTGTCCGGATAAagtatctttatttataagtttccttttttctaatAAGGCTCGTTTCGTCCCCTATCCGACTAAGTACGAACCGATTCTCCGATCCATCGCCATCTCTTATACAAGCGTAATCTCTCGATGATACATACAGTTTCTGCACACGATGCATTCTCGCGTTCGTGCATCCAGTCACGGCACATTTAAACGAGTTTCGTTACGGAGATTGTCCAGTTGTCATCCCGTTGCTTTGCAGCGGTAAAGTCCATACGAAACTCATCGTACTTGCgaagataaaattgtttcgtaaCCTGTAAACTCCGAAAAAAGGAGCgccttcatttttcttcgacgCAAACGTATATGAAAGTTCAAATaagatacgaagaaaataaaaaggaaatctaAAACCGTCTAAAGAGTCGAATATCTTATAGTCGGGCGAGAGCATGGGATTGGCGTCAAACGCTTGTGAAAAGGGGTTGAGAAACGGACGGATTGAATCCCTTGGATCGAGTCGAGCTTCTCTTTCGTAAAAATTATGTGCCACTTCGTCCCCCCTACATTGCACATAATAAACGCGGCAAAAGCCGCTCCGCCGTGTCACGATTTCTTGGTACTTTTACGCGCACGTCGTCAAGAAGTCAAGAGGAGGCTGCGGGTCGAAACGAATACCGGTGCCGTGCACTTTCAGCCTGTCATTAATGACGATAATTTCCATTCCGCTGTTATAAACTCGGGCGAATTTGCACGACGTGAATATTACGAGAAAATCCGCAAGGCGAAAGTTTTTGTCTCGCGGCGGTATAATGACGCGGAAGGAGAAAATGTAACGAGACTGTGCGACTGGCGGTGGCCATTGGTGTTCTTCATTCGTGCCAGTCCATTCGTCGGATTATTGAAGTTGCAAAGGATGCGTCGCCGCAGAAGAAATGCTTCTACGTTGTTTTCCGTGACGACGTCTGAGAAAAAGAAGTCGCCGTGAGAAGCGAACGACTCCCAGACGAACAAGAGTATGCATGTTCGCCATTACAAGATTCTTCCGATCGTGGACGGTTCGCGGAATCTCACGGCCGCGACAAAAATCTTAACTTCCTTTTTGGACAGGCAAAACATTAAACACGAGGTTGAGTATTCTAGGCAACATGTCGTCTATCGTCTTTGAATGCGAGACTTTTGATCAAGGTAATAGTTACCGTACCTACGATCAAACGATAACGTTTCACGAGGATCGTACAACGTCCGATTCGCTAATTTCCTTGGCACCTGATAGGGTTATACGTTGACGAGGTTGTGCAAGCTCGATCAATCTCCTATAGGTAGACATAAGTCGGAGCATTACGTAAGAGCAGCACAAAGCTGCCTGATGGAGGTGGAAAGGGGTAAGGGTGGCACAGGTCGCTTTTGTTTGGTTGGAGTGCATGCGTTTCACTGGTAGCAGCGGTAGCGGTAGCAGCAGCCAGCAAcagcagagagagagaaagagtgagGGTGACTGGGATCTATACGTGTGCGTGCTTCACCGAGCCACATCGTCCACGCACCCCCTAACGCACCCCAGGCGAAAAGCACGGAGTTCAagtgtacgtatatatacacacgtatacaGATGCGTTTAATAAGAATACGCGCCAGAGCAGACAGTCGGTGCGACGGTGCAGCgctaacattttatttatcagcGCTGATGGCTTTTCCGTTCTTGCAAGGGtcgtcgttcttttttttttttctttttttcgagaAAGCTGAAAGAAAGAACCCGCTGCGCCTCGCACAATCGAAAACACCCGTTACGACTACAACTCGGAAGGCACCGAGTTCCTTACACCGTTCTCGATTCGTACTTGCGTCTGCGATATTTCGCGCATTTCACGATCGTGCATCTAACGCCCTTACGTAAGTATATCGGAGATATCTAAATCCGCGTTTCTATCATTTGTTCGTAGCTGGCAGCATTTTTCCAAAGCAGCGTTCAGCATGATGACGTCGTTTCTTCGCAACCGTGATAAATGAATTCGCGATTTCGAATATCTAACAACGTTGAAACTGTCGAGCAACGTGTCTATGATAACGGTCGCGACTGACATTTTTTCAACAACGAAGCAAAGGTGAACGTTGAAACTTCTCTGGACAAAAAGAAGTTGAACGCTATCACGATCTTCTAGCAATCATGTCAGAACCGCGTATGAAGCTACAGTCATCCCACTGATATTTCCTACTCTCGTGATATACCCACCTCGGTGCTCGGAacagtgaaaaatattgtcaAGGCGgcgttgaaatattacatcGCGTCAAGCCGCAAGAATTGCTGCGCCGTGCCGCCGACGATAATCTACCGCTGGCCGCGTGCTCGCGACCGACAATTCCTATTACTCGCGTGAGAAAAATACGACCGGGATGACAATGAAGTTCGCGACAGGTGGAATACCTCTCCATACCAAAAGGAATGATTATcgcttaaatttaaaaattctccacGTGTACACGACATGAATCCCTCTGTTCGGGACAATATTTCACCGTGTGACATAACTGCTCCGCTACCACCGTAAAAACAGGACGTGCCTACTTGACCGCTGCCATCGTGCACTTTTCCTTTGGCAGAttcattcaaaattaaatcttttccCCTGGCTGGTTGAAGAGTTAATCGAGTATCCGTGATATTTTGATTCGTTCGCGACGAGAACATTTCGGAAGTTTCGTGTTCATGGTGATCAACGTTCCCTCTCTGATTCTTTTGTCAGACTTTGGTCAGTGTCAGTTGCGTGGATCGCGTGAAAGGCATGAGACAACGAGAAAAGTTACGGAGAATGAAAGTTCAAGCGTgatcgagaaaaaaagaaggaagaaaacgaGCAGCCGCTTAATTAACTCGCTCACGGTGTCTAGCGAACAGCTAAAACGTTACCGCGATCGGGCCGCGATGTCCAAACACGACTGGAAATCCTGGCGTCCGTCCAACGGGAGTGTCCAAATCATTACACTCTCGTAAGCACGAATTTGTCGTCTCGGCTTGAACGCCTCTAACACGCGGATTTTATTTGGAATGGTCGCGCGGTCGGAATAAATCGACTCATCGCGCTACTTTATTCgcaatgtaaattttcaacCATGTTGTAAGCAATAAATTCGTTGTGATTTATGAATGCCGTCCGATAAATAAGctcttatttttctcgttaaGAAGCTCGTAAAGCATTGAAAGTTTTGACCGAGATATGGAAATAGGAGATAAAAGGGAAGCGGCAGGGCGAGCTTATTATTCctgtttcatatttcattgGTTTACATCGGTTTACCTATCAGATTGGATATACATTTTAGCCGCAATCGGTCTACCCACTCGTCTgcctcttttattttaataacgaacTATTAACGGATCTCTCCTCACTCTTTGCTCCCTCCTCGTAGCATCGGTGATCAGAGTCTCTCACCCTTATACACCCTCTTCGTTGGGGCTCCGCTTTGAAGTGAACGGTCGGCGATTGTAAAACTTTATCGCAAAAGAGAAAACAGGAATTATTACAAGCCCGGTCTCATCCCGCCGCGTGATTTCCCTTagacattattattattcccaGAGTACGTATTTCAACGAGCTCACGTTTCAATCGCCTCGGCTCAGGATTTCCAGTCTCCTCGAATCTATTTGATCATTTAATGAGAAACCGATTCCCGATCGGTGGATCGTTTCATTGATTTTGATACAAAGCTACGCGTGTTTCGCCGTCTTTAATCGTGGTTATCGCGCGTTTATCACGACACGCGGTAATACGTGAACGGCCTCGACGTGACTGCCTTTGATGCGCGGCTGGAATTCATGGCATTTGATCTGAATTAGTGCGCTTTCCAACGCCGTGCCGTCCAATTTCTGTTGCTGCTATTCATCGCGCTTTCGAGCACGTTGCTCTCATAGATAAGTACGTCGCGATAAACTTCGAATATCAACCTGGCGATCGTTGTTAATTTATCGCGTCGACGCATGCCGCTTTATCGCGTACTCACAATTCGTTCGTTCAACGTCGTTTCTtctaaataacgataataataatgaaaggGGACAAGAAACGATAAGAAGGTAGTAACTTGTTTGCCCTCTTTGTGCGTTCCGGTTGAAGAGCAATAGTGATACGACAGCGAGATGCTAAATTAAGGCATGACATAAGGCATGATACATTAATTCGTGAATCATGTGCTTCCTAACtttctcgattaaaatttgatcTTTTCCGGAACTAACTTTTCCTGCAACTGATCGAGGATATTGGTAGATATTCGTCACGTTCACAGAAATGTACAAGATTTTACGATACatctgttaaaaatatgtatatgatgaTTTCGCATGTATCCGTCAGATCGAGCACGACTTCCGGCAGAATTAAAACGCTTGACCGATTTTACAATCTCGCTGTATCGCAAAGACTACTATAACAACCCCTTTAACTCGTAAGACGCGTCTTGTCTGCGGCGCATACAAATCTTTCTCAGGGTACTTTATCTCAAAGACGACATCGCTCACTAGTCACGGGAAATGGCTCTCGCAATCTTTTCCGTGAATGCCGGTTGCGAGTCCGCTCGACATTCACAggatattaaatgaaaacattGGACCGTTTTCTAGTAGACGGAACTACCTAATATTTGCCAAGAACGATATCGCAAAGGAACCATCAGCAGACACaggttcttttctttcttggtTGGTTGCTTGCTTACTCGCGAGCTGGTCGGAGTGCCTACTTCCACCGAGGCTAACTTATACCCTGGTTAAACGTGAAAACCCGGAGACGAGAAGCAGAAGATCTGGAAGGAGGCACGTGAAATCGTATAAGACCGAGATACGCCTTAAAATAATCTTGCCATTTCGCTGGTACGCGCTGCATAATGCCACAGACAGCCGCGGTACGCTCGACTCGAGCCGAATAAACCGAGAGATGAGTAGATTTTATCGCTATCAATTTACAATACGGCCCTCCACGACCACACCGCGACAGGTTTTACGACCCCGTTTTGGTCAACTAACACAAAACGGATCTTATCGACCGCACCCCGATTGTTTGCTCAAATAGAGAACcaattttatagtttatacaCCGCCGCAAGCCGAAATGAATGTTTTCATTCCCCTCGAATTACCGAAACATCCCGagtcctttattttttttatatttatttcttttttctttgtgttTTTCGTAGTGTTTTTCCGCTTTTGTTTCCGTATTCAAAAACGTCGATTGGAAATTTTACGCGTAACAGATTAGCACAACTTTGTCCTCGCAAACCATCGAGAGGTCGAAACAATGGACAACGCGGAATCGAATATTCGagcgaaattttataacagtACCGGTCCGTTTATCGCCGCTTTTTCGAGCATGACCATTGGAAAGAGACTCGTAATCGAGCGCGAACGATGATCCGGCAAACCATCATCGCATTTACGGATTGAATATCAAGACTCATCATCGGCGATCAATAGCCAACAAAATACCATGGCGCTGCATCGATGCAGATAAACAACAAACGGTTACTCTGATTCACCAACGCGATATAATGTTTCATTGTTGTTTCACGTTGTATCATTAACGGAAGATAATTATCCGGTAAAGtgtcccgttacgattgacgcGGCCGTGACATCCTGGCTGTTCGCGGAACCTTGGGAATCACAGCTAAACGAAACGCTCGATTCGTCGAACCTTAATGATCTCGATGAATCGTTCCGTGTCGGGTTCTCACacagaacaaaatatttctttgatatttcgttaattatttttcgcaCTTTGTCGAACGAGGTACGCACCAAGATTTCCGGTGTACTCGCACGCGAGGTTTCCCTGTAAGTCGAGTGGCTCCGTACTCGGTTCAGGGAAGATTATCGGTGTTAACGATGCCATTCTGATGATAGGGTACGTGTACGGCGAGTCTACGCGACTAAAGCACCGTTAGTGCGTATGTTGGCACGTACGGTTACGTGTAATTAAATCGGCGTCGGGTCCACCCCGCACGCTCTTACccgtttattaattaacgcgTTTCGTAGGAAATTATTACCATGCGATAAAACCCGTCTGGGTTTTATTCGTTggttattttcattcattccCGATCgcgaaagtaattaattacgatcATTATCCAATATCCAGTGTATTTCGGGTAAGTTTATTGCGGCCGACGCCGACAGCTTTCCAACGAGTATATTCGACGTTTTTTTCAACGAAGCTGGATTTAATCGCGAGAGCTGACTAATGGGGTGCAACCTTCGCAATAATCGAACTCCTCCTTCCTCCGCGTTTTGTTGTGACACGTGTGAATCATCGGCGATACAGTTTTCGTCGCACAGAGACTGACCGAGGACGTGGATTGCGAAGACGCATTGCTGTTGCAAATATCGAGAAGTTTCTCGATCGATCCCGGTACCGTGGGTTTAAATCTTCCGCCGAGAGCGCGGGCTCCACGAAGAATAGCCTTTTGGATTGCCTTCTCCGCTTCTTTTCGCTCGTATTTCATGCACTCGATCTCCTTCCGCAATTGGTACACCTACGAATAGGATATTTTATTGTCGTGCAAAGGTTGCCGAATCTAACCGATTGACTGATTATTCGAATATCTTTGCGAACGAAACCCTTAACCAGCAGAGAGTGGATTCATAGTCAACGATATTCTACACGGATGAACGAATCGGTTCGTAATTCACTGACAACGAATTATTCGTAAGAAGTCAGTCAAGCGGTCGATCCGCGCGAAAATTATATCCCACTTCGCTTTCCAACTTTTGAATTCGATTGCTCTCGCATTTTGGACAAGATCTCGGCGGGCTTGTACGCTCTCTTCCCGGACACGTTTTTGGACTCGCCTGAACGCATTTCTTGACCGGTTGTTTAGACGAACACGTTACCGGTTGGGTGCGTTTCGACGTAGAACACACATCTTCGGCCTGCTTGCAGGATTTCTTGCGTTCACTACCTGAACACGACACTTCCTTctgtttcttcgattttatcCGGTGACAGGGTACATCccgaatatattttctaatcacTTGCTTCTGCGGGCATGGTATTACTTCCAAATGCGTTGGCATCGCCTTCCGTCGCTTCGATATCGAGAATTTTCCTGATTAAATTTGATACATGATTCCGAAATTTGATGACCCGAAGCCCAAATGGTCATCGCGTGAACGTGCCTCCTGTCGAGAATTCGATATGGCGCTCTCGAATATGTCAATGTCGaatggatattttattcgtagaaTTTCGTACATAATATGCGAGCCCACGGAGAACAgatatttcttccttcattttttattgtccctttttctacttttcatcAATCTCATACGCAGTTTCTTTTTACGATTGCCATTCTCCGGGTTGCCCTTCGATTGCAACGCATTTGCAAGATTGTCCTCTGGCTTCTGTGAAAGCGGCCGTTTGTTCGTGTCAGATGGTACGTTACGGctcaacgaaga
This genomic window from Bombus pyrosoma isolate SC7728 linkage group LG4, ASM1482585v1, whole genome shotgun sequence contains:
- the LOC122566632 gene encoding uncharacterized protein LOC122566632, with the protein product MPTHLEVIPCPQKQVIRKYIRDVPCHRIKSKKQKEVSCSGSERKKSCKQAEDVCSTSKRTQPVTCSSKQPVKKCVQASPKTCPGRERTSPPRSCPKCESNRIQKLESEVYQLRKEIECMKYERKEAEKAIQKAILRGARALGGRFKPTVPGSIEKLLDICNSNASSQSTSSVSLCATKTVSPMIHTCHNKTRRKEEFDYCEGCTPLVSSRD